The following proteins come from a genomic window of Sardina pilchardus chromosome 13, fSarPil1.1, whole genome shotgun sequence:
- the ift20 gene encoding intraflagellar transport protein 20 homolog: MAKDPLEEAGLHFDELNKLRVLEPEVSQQTTELKEECKDFVDKIGQFQKTVGGLIELVDELSKETETEKMKAIGARNLLKSVAKQREAQQQQLQALIAEKKMQLERYRIEYDALCKVEAEQNEFIDQFILQK, from the exons ATGGCTAAAGATCCACTGGAAGAAGCAGGCCTTCATTTTGATGAACTTAATAAACTAAGAGTGTTGGAACCGGAGGTGAGCCAGCAGACCACCGAACTCAAAGAGGAATGCAAGGATTTTGTGGACA AAATTGGACAGTTCCAGAAAACAGTTGGTGGTCTAATAGAGTTGGTTGATGAACTTTCCAAGGAGACCGAGACAGAGAAGATGAAG GCTATTGGGGCCAGGAACCTGTTGAAATCTGTGGCAAAGCAGCGagaggcccagcagcagcaacttCAAGCTCTAATTGCTGAGAAGAAGATGCAGCTTGAGAG ATACCGAATTGAATATGATGCGTTGTGTAAAGTTGAAGCGGAGCAGAATGAGTTCATAGACCAGTTTATTCTGCAGAAGTGA
- the tnfaip1 gene encoding BTB/POZ domain-containing adapter for CUL3-mediated RhoA degradation protein 2, whose amino-acid sequence MSAEGCLHSLQTGPLACPKTNTCSYRGAVGLGNKYVRLNVGGTLFYSTLQVLTKQDSLLKTMFSGKMEVFTDKEGWILIDRCGKHFGTILSYLRDGSVTLPKNRQGIMELQAEAKYYLIQGLVDLCQRALQDNKEKAVCVIPVITSPKEEERLIQGCTKPVVKLLYNRSNNKFSYTSNSDDHLLKNIELFEKLSLSYNGRVLFLKDVIGDEICCWSFYGQGRKLAEVCCTSIVYATEKKHIKVEFPEARIYEETLNALLYETLPVPDTSLLEATRRRAHCCSHSEDDEAVEVRERVRRIHVKRYSTYDDRPLGH is encoded by the exons ATGTCCGCAGAGGGCTGCCTCCACTCTCTGCAGACGGGGCCGCTAGCCTGTCCCAAGACAAACACCTGCAGCTACCGGGGGGCTGTCGGCCTCGGCAATAAGTATGTTCGGCTGAACGTCGGAGGCACACTTTTCTATTCCACCTTGCAAGTGCTCACTAAGCAGGACTCTTTGCTCAAGACCATGTTCAGTGGCAAGATGGAGGTGTTCACAGACAAGGAGG GCTGGATCCTCATTGACCGCTGTGGGAAACACTTTGGCACGATCCTAAGTTACCTGCGGGATGGCAGTGTCACCTTGCCCAAGAACCGGCAGGGCATCATGGAGCTGCAGGCCGAGGCCAAGTATTACCTCATCCAAGGCCTGGTGGACCTGTGCCAGAGAGCTCTCCAG GACAATAAAGAGAAGGCTGTCTGTGTCATCCCGGTCATCACCTCGccaaaagaggaggaaagactAATCCAAGGCTGCACCAAG CCTGTTGTAAAACTGCTCTACAATCGAAGCAACAACAAATTTTCTTACACAAG TAATTCAGATGACCATCTCCTTAAAAACATTGAGCTGTTTGAGAAGCTGTCCCTGAGCTACAATGGTCGCGTCCTCTTCCTGAAGGACGTGATCGGTGATGAGATTTGCTGCTGGTCCTTCTATGGACAGGGTCGCAAGCTTGCCGAAGTCTGCTGCACGTCCATTGTCTACGCCACTGAGAAGAAGCACATCAAG gtgGAATTCCCTGAGGCTCGCATCTACGAGGAAACGCTGAACGCGCTGCTCTACGAGACGCTCCCGGTGCCGGACACCTCGCTCCTGGAAGCCACGCGCCGCCGCGCCCACTGCTGCTCCCACAGCGAGGACGACGAGGCGGTGGAGGTGAGGGAGCGCGTGCGCCGCATCCACGTCAAGAGATACAGCACCTACGACGACCGACCTCTGGGACACTAG